In Mercenaria mercenaria strain notata chromosome 13, MADL_Memer_1, whole genome shotgun sequence, the DNA window agcatggatccagaccagcctgcgcattcgcgcagtctggtcaggatccatgctgttcgctaactgtttctctaattgcaatagactttgaaagcgaacagcatggatgcgcaggctgggttggatccatgctggtcgcaaagccactatgttggttttctcatggcgcggctcaaatattcttAGACTTTTAATGTgttcttaaattttttacaagGAAGCATCTAAACTTGTATTAATGAATGCATCACCTCCTTATATTCGTCTTTCAATAACCAACAATCAACACTACCACGAATTCAATATCCTCTATCAACTCTGCAAAACGAAACTAgtcaataaaaacaagaaaacgatattcaaatttttgataatgataattaCATCTACGAAATGAAACTTATTCCTCCTCACGATATTTGTAATACagtaaagaaaaataagaaagtgtaaaaaacaaagagaaagagaaaaaagaacaaaGCGGGGTAATATCCATAAATTCGTTCAAACCGAAACAGGAAGTAAAGTTTCGTTTTTATCGCTTTTAAAGGTGGCGTTACAACGTATATTTGTTAAAGATTGTAAATATTAAGTGTAGAAAAAGAACAAGGGTTTAAGCAATATTTCCCTTATGAATTGAGCTTGCGTCATATATGCTGATCAAAATACGAAACATGTTGTGTACAGTATATTGTTTCATTGTTAGTTTTGGGTTTactgccgtttttcaacagtttttcatttatataacggAGCTTGTGCGCCAGAAATAACCTGTTCTCttcaagtaactgctaacttccccacatgaattggaggtggaggacgaacgatGTTTGGAGAAAAAAACGCCTCGCCTGGGGATCAAGCTTACGACCACGCAATCCGTAGTTCTGCACAAGCAGGAGATACACTGTAAATCATTTCTCTATCTCGAAATATTAATGGGATATTTGAGTTGGAAATccatcaaaagaaaaataaactattCCGAAGAATGGTAACAAAATTGgtacatattattataatattcattattattctatcatcatcatcagcagcagcatcggcatcatcatcaccatcatttcTTCTAACattatatgtattattatataccttactataaatagtaacaaaaagccgttAAAAACTTTTATTACGGCCGCTGTTGACGGTGTGTCTCACGTGTCGtaatcataatggccccgggtaatcggaacgtcagcgcgttctgacgttgacgtcatgtagcaacgcCATTATGGCGGGTAAAagggtgctgaatcattttcaaaTCAATTGTCAAAATACCGTTGTCAAAACATGATGACATTGATGATGAGGAAGgcaatacaaatgatgcttaAGCCCTGTACGTTTGTGGACAATACGTAAAATGAAAATACGAAGACAAATTTGAAGTGAAGGTATATACTAAAAGGTCAGTATACGGCTGGATGTGCCTTtaagccataatggcacacctagtttcataatgaaCCTCGGGCAAAAGCTCTTGGGCAATTATGGCACttggtgtgccattatggcaagaaggtACAGCCAAGCGGtgtattaacattttattattgtaattatcattattattatcattattatcattattactattattatcattattattgttatcatcatACATCACTATTACAACATCAATGTATTATaaacttgttgtttttgttgCGGATGCCGGGTGAGTTCTATGGTTTTGGAGCCAAAGTTGTTTATGCTATTTTTCCTTGATATGCTACTTCCCTAGATCATCCCTCGTCATGCAGAATTCCCTTGTCGGCTCGATCGATCACGTATACGAGGTCATGCCGAGTAGAACTGCACATTAAACCTATACCATAGGACAGCAGGTACTAGTAACGTGGTGTACAGTGCTAATGTTTACCCATATGAATAGTAAATGAATGTCCTGCCTATTTTTGGCGGTATATAGAATTattacatgcatatatatatattagcaacatgatatacattttgattgttttaccttgtttttttttcaaatatgattaATACTCTGATATTCTGTTTTATGTTTCCTTTTGATAGCATTATGCATGTTTATACatcacaaaaaataaatgattgctACATGTCCATACCAAATGCTTCGTGTCATATACGTAATGCTAAATGCAATATGTTCAGTGTCACTTGGAAGGCTGGttattgccaaatgctaaatgtcaaatagttGATGCAAAATGCTATCATTTATTCATTAGACTCAAAGAAGTTGACGATTAGCATTTAACATTTAGTACTACGCATAAGTCATTTGACATTTtgcatttggcatttagcattaagaaAATGACATCAAacatttggtatttagcattttCCATTAAACAACTGACATTTAGCAATTTAGATAATTAGCATTTAAAATTCAGTAATTTGAGTTTAGCATCAGACAGTcggcatttggcaattagcatatCGCGCCGGTCTTCCATAATGTCAAATAGCTTATGCTTAGTGCCGAATGATGAATACTAATTTTGTTCGGACAGTAAggaaaaagtttctttttaagaatattgctgtgtcacaaactgacatacgggcctcattgtatctatagtgtaaatgcaggtattgcatcatctttttgtaaatttttgagttattgaggtaaatgtctaatttttcgcataaaatacctctcatgtttttctgtatttcataacgtaaatttccatgtaaattttattaaattcggttcagtaataagaaagttggtattttataaacttcagtaattcatgtttttatccccaaaaccactataacgggcctcaaattgtcaatttcaatccgcgccaaagtagtcagatttcccggctatatcatgaTTCCCATGGAAAAGCAGATAGTCGGAGTtcacgcataagccgtgagtcccatgaaatttagtatttggcgggacattaccctacaaatagactggactagatatgccaagcgcacaccacatttcgacattagacgaatctatgtcaaattgatttttcttgctagaaatttatgaaCGATCGAGGTAAGaggtttatttgttagatttttgtataatttttgaataacgatttttatttagtaaatttttgttcattctgcataatttagcaacatttacttttcggcatgtgattttggctagtttcggtttGTCAggattatttattaatttttttaggcttttgtaaattatttcgaaagaggagtctaaaatgtttcgtttttataaactgtaagatttgtattgaaatttgtgtaacatgataattgtaaagtactctttttcaaaaacatatgtcaaacctttcgttaattatggaacgccgatattgtattgcattgtaatgttaaatctatgtggcaagtctagtaccattattgtaatttgaaattgtgtgccagtctatagcatatacatacaatgtccgttttgttgtatggcattagatattatattgaTGCCAACTatggtataacgtttgatttgcattgagtttgttaatttgtagttgtaaataatagctgcagtttatcatttccgtataatggaagtaataagtgacgtgtTTTAATCActtgacgtatgaacttagtagcacatatattttgtataaatagcacgtatatttatgggagcctacggaggtatggtgtacccaaaggagcagttttatgccctgacgtatttgttttgctatggtgcttaccatatgttatataatttagcttcttccgccagacgatttttacctggtgatgatgtcacaacccggaaggacaatacccgaggttcacttgtcttcaatagcctggatgtgattttcccagcgcagagctttcgtcccatggttgtgccgtaaaccgcaaaaacgatgatttttgttatgctctgaagtcagctcagggatgcaatcacctaccatcatagggagtcaaaacggagtcaacgtattcacggctTAAAGGGACTTTACATGAagatatgttgtgtttttttttgtgctacttaaaatTCGAAATTAACagaaacaactgtgccacgtcacgttaaaatggaactgtcagtgttagaactttatttctagagatactgagctcagattttgttttctttcttataatcattattttttattttatcatttattcattgtaagtaatcattttatgtaaataaatttgtaaatattgtaaagggtgttgatttgttctgatagttattgtccccggtacgtccatcctgtcacatgCTGATCCTTCACAAATTAATACTTAATCTGTCAGAGGACCTCCGTTGCCTTATATATGATAAATGATCAACTACTGGTTTACTTGAATATAACAAAATGCAACATGTGAGAAAATCTATCAGGGTTCAAAGGGtgtttttatgtgtttgtttgtaagtttatttttatttgctaaCGGTGATCCGTATATGTGACCACTTAGAGACCACTGCAACAGTGCAGGATAGACAAGACACTCTTATTCAAGAAACTACCCTGTTGTTTGACATGCTAGATATAATTCATTTATACACAAGTCTTAAGGCAGGTCTTTGACGTCGTCGAAACGCGAGTCTCTCAATTTGTTCGTGGTGGTGGAGCTTGTCGGCAAATTCATTCTTTTCACCATGACAACGCAACAGCCCATACGACTTACCAAGACAATACTACATCTCCTGTACGCACAATGAAATCTTTGGCTTTTCCCCACCATCAATTGAGAGGCTCAAGTTTCAAGAGGCTCAATGGTTGTTCGGGAGTGTATTAAGAAAATACCCACAGAAAACTTCAACAGCTGCCTTGGGTTCACAGACACGAGTACTCTGgggaatattttgagaaaatttgacaTGTGTATTGTGTCCGACATTGCGATAAAGACTTtctacaattatttatacatcCGTTTACCCAGCTCACGTTTACCTAACGTTGCTATGGTAATTATAATTAGCGTGTTATTTTTGATTTTGAGAATGAGTAAAAATTATATGGAGCTATGTATGTTTAAAgaattgtgtaaaaatattaaaacgtaAGAATGTAAAGGCAATCGTTCCGAAACTTTTCGATCACCTTTGTACCATGTGAAACTGCCGAATGAGCTCTGTGTCAAATCATAAACTTGACAATGCATAAGCCCTTAAAGACACCGATGTCTATTGCACAATAAAATACCATTTCTCTAACTATCGACCATTGCTTTGTAATAATAAACATTTGAACTGCAAACAACTTGTTATGCTTTAATTTGTCAGAAGGTAAAACGTACTGACATAAATGTTATGTAATAAACAAATCCTTTTTATTTAATATGACAAGAAATATTACGGAGACTGATGCTGACGAATGGTATTAGCACAATCACTGACCGTCAAAATCGAACTTCTATTTTCGAACAATGCGCATGCAATGTAGCATATTTAACagtaatatatttgtatttctatAAATGTGTAGCTAATATGTACACCTAACACAATCACGAATAATGTAAGCATTTTGTTTGTCCTTTAGCCTTAAttgtatttaataatataatCTTTTAGTACTTGCTATATTCCCCTTACAATACAAACAATGCATTTAGTAGCAAGTAGTTAACACAACAGAAGTGTAAGTCACAAACCGTTTAAAACATAtgtaacttttatcaaaattaatactttttagCTAGCTTTCAATGTTCACTGTGACATAGTCTGCAACTGTATGTTTCGAAACGCTCAACTGaacatttcattgtttttgaTTTGCAGTTCCTTTACTGATGTCCTACCAGACGACGTCGTCACCGCTCTTATGCGTAACAAAGTACCTCCAAAATTAAATTCAATCTTTACAGACTTCTTGCCTTCAGTCGTGTCATTTATGCTATCTGCAAATTTCACGTCAAAATGTCCAATACATTTGCACCCCTCTTCAGTTGTGTGAATGGGATTCCGTTTGTCAGATGTGAAGACATAAACTTGAATTTCCGACTCATCTTCATAGGTTGGGTAGTACTCTTTGCTGTTAATCCATTTGTCCAGTTCAACACTGTCACCCTCTGTTACATGCTTCCTAAATACGTTGTTTGCAAATACCTCATCGTCGATTTCGTATTTCTCATCTTCTGAATGTAGTTGCTCATTAAATTCCATGGTCATGGCGATACCATATGTATGTGTCATAATTCGTGATTCAATTATTCTACAGTTTTGACCAAAAAGTACTGCTCCATTCAAAACGGATTTTTCAGGGTCTTGTGGTCGCAGAACAGGAATTCGTTTTTCTTTCAGGCCTTCTCGTAAGGTGTCTACGACATATTCGGATTCTGAGAAGCCTCCGACAACAATTACTGCAATAGGTTTAATTCCCCGTTGTTGATCATTCTGTAGAACTTTAGTTACATGTTTTAGTATTTCTTTAATGGTTTGCTCAAAGAAAGCTCTGATTTTGTCGAGTTGGAATACAAATCTTGAACATTTAAATTCTACATCATATTTTCTCAATAGCTctttataattttcacattttgactGCCACACTGAGATGAGAGAGTGTGGAGCATGGATTTGAAAGCCTTTTTCCTCTGCACTTTGACTTTTTACCTAAGAATAAATCAATTATACTTTCATACGAGATTAAATAATACTATTTTAACTGGACATTTACATTacacttgaatattaaaacgacTTTAAAATGTGATGAAGCCATACAGTTTGACATGAAACCTAACTAACATTATTATACATTGCAAAAGAGACAATATTCATATAAATACACAATCATTAACAGAAAGTGCAAACTAAACCATTAAAAtgtattacatttaaatttaattgaattGTCAAACTTTAATAGCGTCACCTATTTAGGTAAATTTTATGGATAGCatggtcatgagttcgatccctgggtgaggcgtatgttctccgtgacgattataaaatacattatgtctTAAATCAatcgccctccacctctgattcatgcagGGAGATTATCAGTTACTGATGGCGAGCAGGTTCATGCAAGAActatggtaaggtaaactgcctgcagTTACAAAACTTTAATACCATTGAAAAGACGGCAACAAATCCAAAAACGGACTTTAATAGGACGTGTGTAACGGACCAAGAACCAAACCTTTCGCTTTGCCACTTCAATTTCCATTCGTAAGTCATATTCATCATTTCCATACTTTTGAGAAAATTCGGACATCACTTCTCTACCGATCATGCCACTGAGAAGCTCTAGGACTTTCTCGTTCACCTTTACACCACCCCATGGACCACCACCAGATTTGTACACTTGCTTCATGGTACCATCGCCATTTATCTTCATCACTGATATGTCAACTGTCCCGCCTGAAATTAATACACGTTTCAGTAAATAATTGAAATCTAGTACTCTGTGAAATATATCCAATATATCTGTCacgttattatttcattttgaaaattgttatttccttaataataataataataataataatgataataattataatagtaatacaattattatttcctaaattttcatgaacagaacatttttggccataaaattgaAATTCTCCAAATAATTAAGATAAATAGGTTCAATCCACCATAGCATAAGGAATTAGacttgtcacaggagtgacgaattatactcccacaatacggccttgtcacagaactaagcagatgttaaagccgaacttgcttgacctttgacctactgacctcaaaatcaataggggttatctaccaGTCGTGATCAATccccctatgaagtttcatgatccttggcctaagagttctaaagttattgtccggaaacggtttaatgTTCCGGGTCGCTCTGACCTTTGGCCTTTTGAACTCAAAGTCAAAATCacacttgacctgtattttatcatgttagaCCTGtttaccaaaaattatgatccaaGGTCTAAGCGCTCCcaagttatcttccggaaaccgtttgaatgttccgggtcattgcgaccttgacctttgacctactaacctcaaagccAAACTTGACTTGTACTTTACCATGTAACACCTGTGTACcaacatttatgatcctaggccaaagtgttctcaagatatcatccggaaaccgtttaactgttccttgtcattgtgaccttgacctttaacttactgCCCTCAGAGTCGAACTTGTCCTCTATTTTCCGATGTTACACATGtgttccaaaaattatttaaatttgtcaagcctttcttgagttattgtcGGGAAACCATGAAAAATAAGAAACCCatcgacagaccgacagaccgatcAACAAGCCGCAAAACACACTTATTTATACCCCGCCCCCACCCCGacttcgtttgtgggggtataattacagACTTTGTGTGTCAATCAATAAGCCTGTATAAATTCAATGCTTTCGCCAGCACTTTGAACACAGAGACAGCTATCCATTTAAGTAGCCATGTTCAAATAACGCAGCCGCCAGAAAAAAACAAAGCATTAATTATATGGATGTGAAAATCATTTACGTTTACATAAAactataaaactacaaagacacaGTATTACTCTTCAAAACACAGTTAAAGTAATTTGAATTTGTTAGTAACTTCCCTCCTATATCTACTATCATTATCGTTGAACCAGCCCGTACAGCTTGGATAATTTTCTCTCCATACGTATCATGTACCATTGTCTGACTCCTGGAAAGTTTGGAACAATAAATGGCCGCACACTCTGGTTCGAGAGCAATATCTAAATGTTGCCCACAACAGCCGGCCTGAAAAGTTAGATTTACCAAAACATATCACTTCGGAGTTATCAGTTGAGCCATACACATTGTAAAAGAgaatttaaaaattgtaaattttacttttaaactgAAATAATCATTTCTTAGACAAGTATTGCtattcaaaaagtaaaaaaagatataCGAATATGTTTTGGACACGAAACGTAaattataccccagtcacacatacggcgcggatagctacgtttagccatggatagaaacgtagtaatccgtatcgatcagTAATGATCCGTatctgagccgtaccttaaagtagtaacccgtatcaattcgtaccaatccgtacggctcaggtacggatcgatacggattactacgtttctatccgtagctaaacgtagctatccgcgccgtatgtttGACTGTGGTAttatataaatgtacttttaaatttcaagtaataTGAGGAATTTTGCACACGATCAAGGTTTCTATAGAGTTATTGTATATATAGttgtattatatgtatattgCGTTTAAATTGTACACACTTATAGTGTAGCCGGTTGTTTTCTTATTCATTGTATATATGTCTGtcattattatatacataaacaTGAAGCACTGTAAAGTATGGTGTCTTATCTTGTATATTCGAGCTGACCTGGACTGGCAGGTTACCTTGAGGGCTGCTCGTTTCATTAACTGTTTCGCTGATTCGTCCCATATTGCTGGAACAGTTATGATCCACTTGGTATTCTCTTCAATGTATACAGTTCCACATTTTTCGAAGTGATCTTTAACTTTATTCCGGAAAAATTCGATAGTTTTGCTAAAAACATCGATAGCTGGCAGCTGTTTGCCATCCACGGTCTCAATGGATGTTGCATCAGAAAGCATCTGAAAATAAGGAATAGAAAGGCTTGGTAAGGCTTGTATACGGACTCGAGTAGTTTAGGTAATACAAAATTTATACTGGGAACAAAAATAACGTCTAATATCTGAGATAATCAATGTTTATGTTTCTTTTCGATTTACAGACATTTTAAGTGCAGGGTTcttcagtatttatatataaagaaCCAGCATACATGTTTCTGACTTAACTTACACAATCACGGTCTTTTCATCTTAAAACGTAGAAATGAATGTCCTAACTATATTTTACCCATGTGAAACAATGTATTTCTAGTAAAAGTATTACATATTAAACTACTTAGACAtgttcagactaaacaaaaagtACAATGACTTTTCTGTTATAAAGGGCCATCTTGAAATGACGAAAAAAGTAGTAATTTTCCCATCCATCAGGCTTTTCCGTTTCCTCCTCTGTATTACAATTGCTGTACAACTTGTCTGCGTCAGATCCAAATTCCTTAAAATTTCCATCTTGGTCTAGGAGTAAGCATGTTGGAGTTTTGTAGGTTTGTAGACCACTACCATAACACTCTGCAGACCAGTGTTTATTCCCATAAATTTTAAGAGTATCGTGTTCGAAATCTTCACGCCATTGGAATGCATATCCGCTCGCAAAGGTTCCAATATCTACTGCGACAACAAGGTCTGGCGTTTGGTCAATCTACAGAACGAcaaattaagatgttttatgtatatcagTAATGCGTGTCACAATTGAAATATGTCCAACTAATGAGATACATCCTTTAAACACAGCCAACCATATTCTAGACAACGTTTTCTATTTCTTAACTAAAGTATATTTCGAACGGCCTAATAGTATATTTAGCTATAAGCTTGAACAAGAATCTTATGTTAATGCGATGTGTCTAGCTCGTTTGCAACCTGATTAACCTTTTCATAGAAAGCAttaaaaatgtagtaaaattaCAATATATGTAGTAAAATGCATAAAACATTTGCGTTTGAAATAATGGTATAAAAAGCAAAACTGGAATTGAATGAATTTAAATGGTTCATTTCCATCTATCTATTAATAATCATGTCCCCCATTCCCTACAATTTGTTGTTGTACTCACCGCTGTCCACTCTTCCTCACGGTTATTAAGTTCATTAGATAAATCATCCATTGCCACTGTTAGAGACGTTTTGTGTCACAAATCTTCAGTTTactattgatatattttaatttttgactgTCGCATGAACGTGACTAGGTTATCTTCTATTGGTAGGTGTCAACAAGTTAGATAAATAGTAACAGTCTCATATATGTTTGGATATTTAGATAAAATCATATAATGATATGTAATcatcaaataaatgtaaacagttttttttccctGTTACATGTTACATTGAAACGTAACATTGAAACGCAAGtatttaagattattcaaaattaGGATCATCAGTTAAAATTGTGATTTGACAAGTGTTATATTTTATGCATTTACATTACTATCTTCGACAGGTGCCCTAttaaactatttcattatttttataaatgattgcAATACACTTTTAACGAAAAGttaaaccattttgaaatattatttgtttggCTATTAACATCATCACATAtaaggggtgttcaataaattcTGACATTCTTTCATAGGTCTTTGGAACCCTAAATTACAAATCAGATCAAGAAAATATTCACGTTATGCCTACAAAATATTCTCCCTGCACAGAAGCACACTCTTGAGACTTGTTATCCACGATCCGAATACTGCAAAGTAGTCTCCTCCTGGTATACAGTTGAGAGTTTTAAAACTTGCAGAACCTAGGGCTATCCTAGCGGCAAAGCGTAAAGTTGCGAGTATTTTATAATAAGAGAAATGGGATTTACATTACACTTTAATATTAAAACGACTTTAAAATGTAATGAGAAATGGGAAAAAGCTACAGGTACTAAGGTCAAAAGATTAAGGTGGGTGTTGAACCTGAAAAACATTTCCTTGATGCAATAAAAACTGTACTTTTTCACTTTGGTAGGCGGACACATTATCACGAATTAGTTCTGTGTCTCTCAAACCGCTACTTGGGGGcgtttcttttgataaaaaccgttgacattggtaaaaaatataCTATTGTAGAACTTTCCCTTAGTGGTGGCGCTACCAATCTTTGCAAATACAATGTACAACGCAGTCACTAGAATAGAAGAAAGTGGCATTCAAAACGTTATTGCACTTTCAGTCCCTTTTACAATGTCTAGCAATGGCTGACTGGAGCTAAAGAATAATGAAACCAAGAATTACAAGTTTTCAACATTGCTTTTGGAGCAATATAAACGCTTGGACTTTTGATCTGGTGTCGGCAAATGGGGGAACCGTCTAGCATAAAACttctttaattttaaaaggtCAGTCACAATATGATAGGGACAGTTGATAGACTGTCCATTCTTTAATGCGTATAGTGTGAGCAATTTTGGAAATAGTATATCGACAATTTCTTCTTCGACAATACTTCTTACGGTAgcaaagtttttctttgtttctgCAACAACAGGCCTGCCTAGACGGTTATTGATTTAAAGCCTATTAAGACAACCTTGAATATATTAAACCAACGAAATATTTTCCTTAACACTAAAGGACCATGGATACAACACAGTTCAGGAAATATCTCTTCTGGAGATACCCGAAAATAAACCCATTCTTTAATACCAACGTTAATATTGAAAACGTTTTGATCACCCCTTCTGATAACATAATGAAAGCTGTTACAGGTACGTGTGTTTGATTTTTAACTTATGTCAAAACTTCGTTAACAATTACACTTATCGTGACattcttaaaacaatataatgATACATAAATTTGACAAAGGGGAATGATGTTTATCACAACATGTAAGTACTATTCATGTTTTCTATCAGGTCATTGTAAATTTACCTCTTGAAGTTGTGTTGTACTTAGGCACACCTGTAGCCGCGCTTTTTATACACATTTCAAAAA includes these proteins:
- the LOC123529882 gene encoding heat shock 70 kDa protein 12B-like, with translation MDDLSNELNNREEEWTAIDQTPDLVVAVDIGTFASGYAFQWREDFEHDTLKIYGNKHWSAECYGSGLQTYKTPTCLLLDQDGNFKEFGSDADKLYSNCNTEEETEKPDGWENYYFFRHFKMALYNRKMLSDATSIETVDGKQLPAIDVFSKTIEFFRNKVKDHFEKCGTVYIEENTKWIITVPAIWDESAKQLMKRAALKAGCCGQHLDIALEPECAAIYCSKLSRSQTMVHDTYGEKIIQAVRAGSTIMIVDIGGGTVDISVMKINGDGTMKQVYKSGGGPWGGVKVNEKVLELLSGMIGREVMSEFSQKYGNDEYDLRMEIEVAKRKVKSQSAEEKGFQIHAPHSLISVWQSKCENYKELLRKYDVEFKCSRFVFQLDKIRAFFEQTIKEILKHVTKVLQNDQQRGIKPIAVIVVGGFSESEYVVDTLREGLKEKRIPVLRPQDPEKSVLNGAVLFGQNCRIIESRIMTHTYGIAMTMEFNEQLHSEDEKYEIDDEVFANNVFRKHVTEGDSVELDKWINSKEYYPTYEDESEIQVYVFTSDKRNPIHTTEEGCKCIGHFDVKFADSINDTTEGKKSVKIEFNFGGTLLRIRAVTTSSGRTSVKELQIKNNEMFS